The DNA region AAAAGAACGAAGAAGAGGAAATTGGATTGAACATACTTCAGATGTACTAGGGTTTTGCTTCCATATATTAATGCTGTGAAAACAAAGGTGTAAAATTGATCCTTCTCATTGGCGATAATTCAACGGTGTAGAAACTAGTCATTCCAGAGAGCTTTCTCCGTTCCACCATTTCCAGTCGAACCAGCAAGCAAATTGAATCAATTTTGTGCTATGATcactaattgaaaaaaaaataataatttgaattttataataagtaaataattttatcatattttaccaaaaaaaaatattatcatagatttattgattttattctaaattaatgataatagaTATAAGGATTGATGTGAAtagttcaattttaaaaaaaatattttttataacaaaaataattattttttattttcaactagctactttatattttttataaaaaaaatctattgtATGTTATAAACATCTACTATTTATTATTGGATAAGAATAGACATTTAAATACCAACAGCAACAAGTTTAATATATAGTGATTAcaattctaaaatttaaatatattcctGGACTCCTTTTATTTAAGGAAAAATTACAacacatgataaaaaaaatacatatataatctttttatttgtgatattattcttatgtttaaaaattaGGGAGGCTAATTATAATTTGACCGTCAATTTTCGATTTGAATTGTCCATTAGGGAcgatttttctataattttttttaaacaatttaatattattttattaaaaaatacttccaaaagaaaaaaaacttatctaagttaataaattaaagtaaaacaaacatttgttctaattttaaagaaaaacaatataCAAGTAAAATGAATAAAACCACACAACAAGCTTACAAACAAACGGTCAATAGTTGTCCGGAGATGGAacgggatggtatttgtgtctccGTTCCGATCTCACATCGATTCTGCCATGAACACTagttaacaaaattaaatatataacaacaccaatatatttattttttatattttataagagttttaaatttatttatttataataatataatattaaaaaaatccttttataattttatcaaagaaaattttattttagagaatATGTGAATATGGTATATATAATGGTGCACTCATAGATTCTCAAAATTGAACTGAGAatggtaataaaataaattctcccAAGTAGAATGAGACggaaaaatgataaatgtaGTCTTTGTCCTAATCCGCCCAATTGTTATCCTTAGTTTTAACGTTGATATATAATACCTGGATGGACTAGTCTAACCAAACTATAGAAGAAGTGATTTCTTCTTGATTCTTAACTAAcacttattttcattataacTCATATTCTTATGTCATGTCAcaattttcataaaactttttcaatttaattgaaATGACTACCAAAATGATTGAGATGTGTAAGAAAAGATAAATCAATATGAATGTAAACTCAAGGTGGACCTAGGTTATGCAATATGCATTGTGCCACTCCCactattcttataaataaagaCAATTAACaccaaatattaaattatcacttagaaaataaaatattaaacggGAAAACCAAAGTAAACttggaaataataataataataataataataattaaaaataagttatagaTGATAAAACCAAAGTAACAAATGTAAATCATGATGCATTATTGTATCCTTTTTTACTATAACTATTTGTCCctaactttatatttttgaagAAGTAGAGAATTATAGGTAAGTATATATGGCAGAAGCAAAAGAAGGTAGTTAAATATTCCTTGTTTGAAGATTGGATCATACTACTATTCTAAGAAACTATATATAGGATCTTTTCTAAATGCCTTTGGATATTTGCAGTAAAGTATGAAAAGGAGACTAGAATGACTGATGTGGCACATGAGATTAATGTCAAATGGTAAGTTTCATTTCACTCcaaaaacttaattttcttaattggtAAGTTTTTAGTCATTATTAGATCCggtgataaattaaaattgaatgagGAAGCATACATTAATTgataatttctaaatttttcATTTCTTAAAGTTGGAATGATTATGTTAATGGATGAATTCGTCAATTATATTTCTCTCTCGGTCAATGGTCAATGATCTATTACCGTTACAAAATAAGTAACATGGTGTCGATTATTTTGGTTtggttatttataatttaattataaaattaaaaatataacttaaggtatcattattttatattaatcgAAAAGATCTCGTTCGCCAAGTCTGAACTCTCACATTATTATCTATGACGGCTCTCTTCGATGTAGCAATAGTCTTTTACCCTTTTCTGATTCTTTTCAATACATTATAGGGAAATACTTGATCTTTATTTATAGAcccaataattaaaaataaggataaatgataccaaaataataaaatatcaagtCTATATTGTATTAATAACTGCcctgaattcaaattttaataaaaatttagtaaaaaGAAATGTACTAATTACAAATAGACACATAAGCcataaaattgattttcaattaaatCACAACCCACAAATTTTAACAGCGGAATCCAAATCAAAGAGGCGTTGCAACTTCAGCTAGACATTCAGCGTCGTCTTTATGAGCAACTAGAGGTGAGAAACTACATAAACAAATTGAAAATAAGATTCGAAAAAATACGAAAACATGTCATGTAGTTTCTAAATGTAATTGTTTGATCTTATGTTGTTATGGGAATCAGGTTCAGCGGAAGCTGCAGCTACAGATAGAAGAACAAGGGAAGCAACTAAAGATTATGCATGTTTGATCAGATTTGAGCCAAATTTCTTGACTCTTATCAAGAACAACAAGATTATTTTGTTGTTGCTTTATGTTTTATTTCCTGCTTTTTCATTATAagtttttaattgtatttatcaTGCTCAATAGTTAGTGTACATGTGTTtaaacaatttgtttttaatatacaaagtgtttagaaaataaaataaaacaatattatttattgaaaaattaatttaatatgatataGACAAAAAGTAGTTTAAATctaacaacaaaaataatataaaaatataagtgtAATAAGTGACACTAATACACAACTAGATTAATATTtggaataaaataatgaaaaaaataatattaattatttagagtttatttgatttaagattatatatatatataaaaaatgaattataaattctcaaaatttatttaatgaaaataaattaaattattaaaatatatattaactattaaaattagaaaaaaataaagtataaatattttaatttgttaagagACATATAGACtttgttttaaatcattttttattttgtattaatattaaattaattaaaaaatgttggaACTTgttcatcaaaataatataataatatcttcAAAACAAAATACTCTCAAAAAGACAAGTTACCATCAACATATTAAATCATAACAATAAATTTACTATGTTTATAactatgaatatataattatgattccctaataaattattatataattttaataaataaattcataagcataaatcaaataaaaattacttaaacatttaataactaacctaaaagaaataaaatataatgattaagTATATAAACAAATGAAACTTTAAATATTAgctgaatatattaaataaacttaatcattaaaaaatataaaataaaaaataaaaaataaaaaacagctTTAAATGATATACAAATGGTCCCCGTTTgagattattttgatacattggattctttgatttgatttgaaaaagTAGAAAATGAGTCCAATTTAAAAAGCGTTATGGACCACGTGTCATTCGGACTGACTGCCACAACTACAATTTATGGACTACGTGTCATTCCAGATCACATCCCAACTGCTGATCTGGATTACACGTGTCGTCCATATCTCAACCgactctttttatttttatttttatttttttaatatatcctCGGTAATTCCGTCATGCAAATTACGGAATTGTAGACTCTATCACACTTTCAAACGTCATTCAATATTTAATTCAccgttattttattttcttatttttaatatattgtgaccaaaatcaatttgatcaaTTCAATTGAGTTattgtcaaaatatttaataaaaatattattctattaattaattaactcaaataatttacccttttttattttaaaaaagtatttttcaTTATGATTCTATTTAAATCTGTTAAAGTGAAAatcaaacttaatattttaaccttttatacaatatttttttagattaattatctcagtaaatttcaaataattcacatttaaattaaaaataattttatttaaaaatttaagtaCATGGTCGATTGTAGATGAGTTGTCAACCTTACTAAATCTCCAAATTAACAAGTTAATTACTAATAATATTagtaactatttaaaattaaataaattatgcttaatttataaattgagattcattttattttaaaagatacaatttaagactttttaagttaagattataaaaaacaatattttgtattaacaattttaaatacagttaacttattatatatgtggtgtttataaataaataaaaaattatctaaaggACTTTaattatctattcattaaaattCGGTAATCAAAACCTTTAATTAGTTGAAATTCAATATTTCAAAGAAGAGGTACAAAATTTAAATGACTCATTCAAACTCAAATTGAACAATTTTGCCAAATAAATGATGTGAATACGCATTATTCCTTATTCCTTGTTTGAGATGCCTTTgactaattaaataagttattaattataatcataTGTAAAcagttatttaataaatataatcataatttaaaagtaaGATTTCGTAAATGATTTGtacacaataaattaataagtttcttAAACATTAAGTAATAACACACAAATCATCCCATTAATTCCTTTCTACCTGAACCGACCAAAGTTCTGTTGTCAATGgagacaaaatataaattattttaattaacataatttaaaaattagtttatcctatttcttttattattattctaaatttaaaccgaaattctcaaatataacttttaatttttatagtaaGACTTTTGtttatagataattttaataatgatttattttattaaatattattatttaaataataataaaaaaaaggaggagagagaaatatgttcGGTGGTGTATTCTGAGTTCTTACAGATCCAGGTTCAGATTCTTACAACAATCTTCATTTCCgccttttttttctctctctagatttCACTTTcacttttctctttcttccatCTCCGGCGATCCATCTCCGGCGATTCCATCTCCGGCGACGTCGCCGTTCATCTCTCCGTCTCTGTTAGCTCCGATCAAAACGAGCTCCACATTCTCACTCATTTCAACAGCTCGTTCCGTCTGCAGTCGGTTTCCGAAGCCTCAGGTATTAGTTTCTCTATCCAGCTTTAGTTTATGTGTGTAAACCGTTCATCTGTTCTTACGAAATGTTCTATATAACGCAGGAGTCGTTTAATTTCATTCTACTGATTCATGCATGATATGTATATTCATGTCTTatcattattttgaataatgtttATCTATGAGATTCGCGAACATTTATCTGAGTTATTGTTACAGGACTTAGGTATAGGTTTTCGTTTATATTCAGATCTGGATTGAATTCGTTTTCGTCTATATCATATGATTTCTggttgttttgattttgattttgctGCTCGTTGCAGCTTGCATGCTAAGGCGTAcgttttgatttttgtttacTGTCAATTTCAGGTTAATCGTTGCTTTGAGTTTGTCAAGGGATCTTAGAACCCTaggttttgtttgtttcttcttttcatcAGAAAAGTAAGATGCAGAGGCCTCCGGCTGAGGATTTCTCTTTGAAGGAGACCAATCCACATCTAGGAGGTGGAAAATTCTCCGGTGAAAAGCTGACAAGCACCTATGACTTAGTTGAGCAGATGCAATATCTCTATGTTCGTGTTGTTAAGGCCAGGGATTTACCAAGTAAGGATGTAACCGGTAGTTGTGATCCCTATGTTGAAATTAAGCTTGGAAATTACAAAGGTACAACTCGTCATTTCGAGAAGAAAAACAATCCTGAATGGAATCAGGTCTTTGCATTCTCGAAAGATCGTCTTCAAGCTTCAATTCTCGAAGTAATTGTTAAGGATAAGGATTTCGTGAAGGATGATTTTATGGGAAGAGTTTGGTTCGATCTCAATGAGGTCCCGAAGAGAATACAGCCTGATAGTCCTTTGGCACCACAGTGGTATAGGATAGAAGATAAGAACGGTAGTAAGTTTAAAGGGGAGATTATGTTAGCTGTTTGGATGGGAAATCAAGCTGATGAGGCATTTCCCGAAGCTTGGCATTCGGATGCTGCAGCCATTAGTGGCGTTGATGGACTTGCGAATATCCGATCCAAAGTTTACCTTTCTCCTAAACTATGGTATCTTAGGGTTAACGTAATCGAGGCTCAGGATTTAATCCCTGGCGATAAAACTAGATTTCCCGAAGTTTTTGTTAAAGTCATTCTCGGGAATCAAGCTTTAAGAACTAGGATTTCGACCAGCAAGACTATAAACCCAATGTGGAACGAGGATTTGATGTTTGTAGTTGCTGAGCCTTTCGAAGAACCTTTGGTTTTAAGTGTCGAAGATAGGATCGCACCAAACAAGGAAGACATCTTGGGGAGATGCGCGATCCCTCTTCAGTATGTTGACAGGCGTTTGGATAACAAAGCCGTGAACTCAAAATGGTATACTATCGAGAAGCATGTTGTTATTACGGAGGGTGACAAGAAGAAGGAGGTGAAATTCTCGAGCAGGTTACATATGAGAATCTGCTTGGAAGGTGGTTATCATGTCTTGGACGAATCGACCCATTATAGTAGCGATCTAAGGGCTACTGCCAAACAGTTATGGAAGTCAAACATTGGAGTTCTCGAATTGGGTATTTTAAGTGCGGTCGGTCTGTCTCCCATGAAGACGAAGGATGGACGTCCGACTACAGACGCTTATTGTGTTGCGAAATACGGGCAGAAGTGGATTCGAACGAGGACGATCATTGACAACTTCACGCCTAGATGGAACGAGCAGTATACGTGGGAGGTTTTTGATCCGTGCACGGTTTTAACTATAGGCGTTTTCGACAACTGTCACATTCAAGGTGGAGGAGATAAAAACGGAACTCCGAGGGATTCGAGGATCGGAAAGGTGAGAATTCGTCTTTCCACGTTGGAAACCGATCGGGTCTACACTCATTCGTATCCGCTCCTGGTTTTGCATCCGTCGGGTGTGAAGAAAATGGGCGAGATTCAGTTGGCGATGCGGTTTACTTGTGCGTCTCTACTGAACATGATGCATATGTACTCAATGCCGTTGCTACCGAAAATGCATTATCTTCATCCGTTGACTATTAGTCAACTGGATAACTTGAGGCATCAGGCGACTCAGATCGTCTCGATGAGGCTGAGTCGAGCCGAGCCTCCTCTGAGGAAAGAGGTGGTTGAGTACATGCTGGATGTTGGTTCCCACATGTGGAGCATGAGGAGGAGTAAGGCAAACTTTTTCCGCATTATGGGTGTGTTAAGCGGGATAGTTGCGGTTGGGAAATGGTTCGATCAGATATGTAATTGGAAGAACCCGATTACATCGGTTTTGATTCATATTCTGTTTACTATACTAGCTCTTTACCCGGAGCTGATTTTGCCGACGATTTTTCTTTACCTTTTCTTGATCGGAATTTGGTACTATAGGTGGAGGCCGAGACATCCTCCTCACATGGACACGCGTTTGTCTTGCGCTGATAACGCCTATCCGGACGAGCTGGACGAGGAATTCGATACGTTTCCGACTTCTCGTCCGAATGATATTGCGCGGATGAGGTATGATCGGTTGAGGAGTATAGCTGGGAGGATTCAGACGGTTGTTGGTGATATGGCTACACAAGGGGAGAGGTTTCAGTCGTTGCTGAGCTGGCGTGACCCGAGAGCCACATCGTTGTTTGTTATGTTCTGTTTGCTTGCAGCTGTGGTGCTGTACGTGACGCCTTTTCAGGTGGTGGCGCTGCTTTCGGGTTTTTATGTGTTGAGACACCCGAGGTTTCGTCACAGGCTTCCTAGTGTTCCGATAAATTTCTTCAGGAGGTTGCCCGCCCGAAACGACTGTATGCTGTGAGAGGTATGGTATGGCTTTCTTTTCGTGTTTTGGTTTTGGATATGGTTTTAAAAAGAGAATGTAGACTCATATAACTTGTGTTGTTTTTCACCTTGTGGGgattgttttatttgtttaatttttattttgtaatgggAGGTAGTATGGTTATGACTTATGATGTTTAATTGTAGACCCTTTGTGGTAAATTAGTACCCTCTTATAGTTGGAATGAAACATATGCCcctaaaagaaattaaataatttatcaattagttTAGGAGACAAGAAACAAGTTAGCACATATTTTGTCCCAAGGAAAAGAAACTAAAATAAGAATTCACTcggtttaggttagaattgttaaACCTAGATTGCCACCCTATAAAGGAGGAggatttaatataatatatttgtaatattttatgcCCTCTCTATTATATCTGTTATATCTCTTTTATAAgtattaaactatatatatatatatatataaaatgaatataataatattattataatatctaatatttttgacatatataataaataactattaatattaattaagttattttgaaattcatatcaaatatacTGATAATATATggcattatattttttaatataaattataaaactttaattaataaaaattattaatttttatgtataattatattaatgcactaattatttataatcattagtaataaaaagagagtaaaaaaactaaatcagCGACCAACTccgttttatatataaaaaatatatactattatttttttgaataaagaaGGAATGTTacgaatataaaaaaatatggaagaaaagaaaagggaCAAGGGCCCCACCATTGAAACAGACTGCTTCAAAGGACTCATAGCCGTTGAACTTCTAACATTTCACCATCTGGTCCTATAAAACATATAGGTTTGGTCGGATctagtatttaaataaaaaactaatgaTGATAATTTCGAGAATAtacagaatttttttttgataaaaaataatatataatgataaattaaaaaatacaaatttaaaatagaaagttATTAAATTATACATGTGATAATTAAGAGTGAAagtgaaataatgtttatttttttttttaattttgatgattaaaataattcaatccaAACAAGGTATAGATGAATTAAGTTTGATGGTGATTTAATGTGACACGTGTctcatgataaaataattttaaaattaatgatatcaaaataaaaatatattacatacacaagagaaaaaaattattaaaaaaataatgataaagatGGATAAAAgggaaataatatttttttttattaaaaaattatgaaataataataatgagagaaatattttagttttaatgtgaaattagataaacttataataaataaaataataatatgagaaataaaaatttgacaTTGTACAGGTCACCTTATAAATAGGAGAATTTGtgctttagtttttttttttttttaacttatttatttatatattttgtcgttagtttatttatttatatattttgtcgttatcttatttatttatatattttgttgttagtttatttatttatatatttatttatatattttgtagttaacttatttatttatatattttgtagttagcttttatatatatatatatatatattatattttgtctgttaacttatttatttatatattttttccataataataacaagtgagaattaataaattacctaacaaaaatatatgaatatattttaaaatatatattatattatgtttttttagagtaataacaggagaataaataaattaaataattaattacatacaTACTTATGATAGTGGATGAAATAACaaagttattaaaattaaaatactaaaaaaaaatattattaaaaaaaaataatgagagaaTTTGTTTTCcttaaaaattgtgaaaataataataataataaaaatattttagttaaccTATAGAATTGAATGAAAGTATAATAAATAGAGTAATGATTTGAGAATGTAGTATATGCAGAGAATGTTAGAGTGTGACATCATAAGAGCGAGAATGTTAGGGGTGCTAAATATATGTAGAGAATGTCAAGAGAGCTAAATATATGTAGAGAATGTCAGAGGAGCTTAATATATTCAGAAAATatcaagaaaattaaatatatttagagaatGTCAGGAGAGCATATTCAGAGAATGTCAGGAGAGctaaatatatttagagaatGTTAGGAGAGCTGAATGTCAGGAGAGTTAAATATATGTAGAGAATGTCAAAAGaactaagaaaatgaaaatgtgAAGGAGCAAAGCTAAATATATGTAGAGAATGTCATAGGAGCTAAATATATTCAGAGAATGTCAGtaaagttaaatatatgtaGAGAATGTCAGaggagttaaatatatttagagaatGTAAGAGgagctaaatatatataaagattgtAAGATGAGCTAAATATATTCAGAGAATATCAAGTGAGCTAAATATATGTAGAAAATGTCAGAGGAGCTAAATATATTCAGAGAATGTCAAGAGAGCTAAATATATGTAGAGAATGTAAGAGGAGCTAAATATATTCAGAGAATGTCAGGAgagctaaatatatataaagaatgtcATAGAGACTAAATATATGTAGAGAATATCAtagaaactaaatatatttcAGAGAATGTCAAAGGAGCTAAATATATTGAGAGAATGTCAGTAGAGCTAAATATATGTAGAAAATGTcagagaaattaaatatatttagagaatGTCAGGGTATAAGAATATCAAGTATAGATAAGATAAgctaaatatattcaaaaatgtcaatgaagaaatatgaaaaaaaatgtatctctaatttaatttatatattttattgttaatctTTTCTATTTCTATCATTCATATTGTAACCACGTGaggaattaaatatatttttttttgttagttaacttatttatatatttttgtcgttagcttatttatttatatgtttttttattaataataagagaattaataaatcaattaacaaaatatataaatatatatatatattttaaaatatatattatattatatttttttagagtaataacatgatgaataaattaaataaataattaaacatatatttattttaatggatGAAATAACAAAGTTATTAGAATTGAATGACTAAATTTTAGAgaaaaagattattaaaaaaataatacataagaGAAGGAtgaataagagaaaaataacattttttttataatcaagtaataaaatatata from Impatiens glandulifera chromosome 5, dImpGla2.1, whole genome shotgun sequence includes:
- the LOC124938717 gene encoding FT-interacting protein 3-like, yielding MQRPPAEDFSLKETNPHLGGGKFSGEKLTSTYDLVEQMQYLYVRVVKARDLPSKDVTGSCDPYVEIKLGNYKGTTRHFEKKNNPEWNQVFAFSKDRLQASILEVIVKDKDFVKDDFMGRVWFDLNEVPKRIQPDSPLAPQWYRIEDKNGSKFKGEIMLAVWMGNQADEAFPEAWHSDAAAISGVDGLANIRSKVYLSPKLWYLRVNVIEAQDLIPGDKTRFPEVFVKVILGNQALRTRISTSKTINPMWNEDLMFVVAEPFEEPLVLSVEDRIAPNKEDILGRCAIPLQYVDRRLDNKAVNSKWYTIEKHVVITEGDKKKEVKFSSRLHMRICLEGGYHVLDESTHYSSDLRATAKQLWKSNIGVLELGILSAVGLSPMKTKDGRPTTDAYCVAKYGQKWIRTRTIIDNFTPRWNEQYTWEVFDPCTVLTIGVFDNCHIQGGGDKNGTPRDSRIGKVRIRLSTLETDRVYTHSYPLLVLHPSGVKKMGEIQLAMRFTCASLLNMMHMYSMPLLPKMHYLHPLTISQLDNLRHQATQIVSMRLSRAEPPLRKEVVEYMLDVGSHMWSMRRSKANFFRIMGVLSGIVAVGKWFDQICNWKNPITSVLIHILFTILALYPELILPTIFLYLFLIGIWYYRWRPRHPPHMDTRLSCADNAYPDELDEEFDTFPTSRPNDIARMRYDRLRSIAGRIQTVVGDMATQGERFQSLLSWRDPRATSLFVMFCLLAAVVLYVTPFQVVALLSGFYVLRHPRFRHRLPSVPINFFRRLPARNDCML
- the LOC124939531 gene encoding uncharacterized protein LOC124939531: MAEAKEVKYEKETRMTDVAHEINVKCGIQIKEALQLQLDIQRRLYEQLEVQRKLQLQIEEQGKQLKIMHISLSLFSFFHLRRSISGDSISGDVAVHLSVSVSSDQNELHILTHFNSSFRLQSVSEASGLSLHAKAYVLIFVYCQFQVNRCFEFVKGS